The following is a genomic window from Moorella sp. Hama-1.
TGACACTTTTCATGTATATCCTACCTGGGGCTTTTTGTTTCATGACCTGAAAAAAAGTTCCCTCACTGAATTGGCCGAACGGCTCCGGCAGCTAGAACAAGACGACCTGGAATGCCTGCAGTACCCCCGCTTTAGCCCCCACGATGATGCTACGGCTTTATATGTAGAGTTGGGGCATGAAGCCGAAAGGCGCACCTCATCAACCTCTGCATAAGGACGGCTGGTAGGCGGCCCTATTTGATTGAGCGTCTACGGCACGGACTATCCCACCCCTGATGGCCTCTGCATCCGCGACTACATCCACGTCGATGACCTGGCGGCAGCCCACGTCCTGGCCCTGGAAGCCCTGGAGCAGGGCAGCCCTAAGGCGGCCTATAACCTGGGCAGCGGCCGGGGTTATTCGGTTCTGGAGGTAATCCGGGCGGCGGAAAAAGTGACGGGGAAAAAGGTGCCCTACCGTGTCGGTCCCCGGCGGCCCGGCGGTGCTGGTAGCTTCGGCAGAAAAAGC
Proteins encoded in this region:
- a CDS encoding NAD-dependent epimerase/dehydratase family protein; protein product: MSVYGTDYPTPDGLCIRDYIHVDDLAAAHVLALEALEQGSPKAAYNLGSGRGYSVLEVIRAAEKVTGKKVPYRVGPRRPGGAGSFGRKSHGRVRLATAIYRTGGHHCYGLAVAPPQAAGILKDHRPACLNPAGL